From Kaistella polysaccharea:
ACCGCAAAGTGCTAAGCCAACCCAACAGCAACCTAAAAAGTTCAAAAAGAAGACGCCACCAAAACGTGATGACAATGCATAAGATTTTGAGTCTTTTTTTCGTTATGTCATTGCTCGTAAGTTGTAGTGAAAAGTCAGAATATGTACAGCTCAATAATGTCAATGGAAATTGGGATAAAAAAGCCGAACAGAAATTTGATTTCAATATATCTGATACGCAAAAACCGAGAAATATTATGTTTGTTGTAAGAAACAACAATGATTACCCGTATAGCAATATCCGATTAATTGTAAATTTTCTAAATAAACAAACTAAGAAAAAAACGACAGACACTCTTAATTATATCTTAGCAGAGCCTAATGGAACCTGGTTGGGTAAAGGATTTGGCGAAACGAAAGAAATACTTTTTCAGTATAAATTAAATTATAAATTCCCCAATAATGGTGCTTATTCCATCGGCATTATACAAGCCATGA
This genomic window contains:
- a CDS encoding gliding motility lipoprotein GldH, with the protein product MHKILSLFFVMSLLVSCSEKSEYVQLNNVNGNWDKKAEQKFDFNISDTQKPRNIMFVVRNNNDYPYSNIRLIVNFLNKQTKKKTTDTLNYILAEPNGTWLGKGFGETKEILFQYKLNYKFPNNGAYSIGIIQAMRQDKLQGIEDIGVKINTAKP